TCTTCGTTAAAGTTAATTTCCGGGATTAAAATAATATCTCCTCCACCAGCCATTCCAGAATATAAAGCAATCCATCCGGTTTTGTGTCCCATTACTTCTATGATCATAATACGCTTATGGCTATTCGCTGTTGTATGTAACCGGTCTATGGCTTCGGTTGCTATATTTACGGCCGTATCAAAACCGAAGGTAATATCGGTTCCCCATACATCGTTGTCAATTGTTTTAGGTATTCCTATAATGTTTAATCCTTCTTTGGCTAGTAAGCTAGCTGTTTTCATAGTACCATTGCCACCAATACACACTAATACATCGAATTTTTCGTCTTTATAATTTTTTACAATAATATCTGCTTTATTTGATTCTTTTTCTTCTTTTTTCTTTTTGTAGGGTTTTTCGCGTGAGGTTCCTAAAATAGTACCTCCTAGTGTTAAAATTCCAGAAAGACTCTGTTCATTTAATGGAATAAAGTCTTTGTTAATTAAACCTGAGAAACCATCAGAAATTCCAATAACTTCATGATTGTTTTGCAAAATGGCAGCTTTGGCAACACCTCTTATGGCTGCATTGATTCCGGGGCAATCGCCACCTGCGGTTAAAATTCCTATCTTCATATTTTAATTATAATTTAATTTCTCCTTTAAAAACAAATTTAAC
This region of Bacteroidales bacterium genomic DNA includes:
- a CDS encoding 6-phosphofructokinase; translated protein: MKIGILTAGGDCPGINAAIRGVAKAAILQNNHEVIGISDGFSGLINKDFIPLNEQSLSGILTLGGTILGTSREKPYKKKKEEKESNKADIIVKNYKDEKFDVLVCIGGNGTMKTASLLAKEGLNIIGIPKTIDNDVWGTDITFGFDTAVNIATEAIDRLHTTANSHKRIMIIEVMGHKTGWIALYSGMAGGGDIILIPEINFNEDIICNYLNHRALIQKKYSIVVVAEGIETKDGMKAGEYVAKMIQEKIDYETRVTVLGYLQRGGTPSPFDRILATRYGTHAVDLINEGVFGRMVAIHGNNITSIPLSEVEGKTRLVDPLFPLIKKARKIGTCFGDKLP